One genomic region from Penaeus monodon isolate SGIC_2016 chromosome 24, NSTDA_Pmon_1, whole genome shotgun sequence encodes:
- the LOC119588828 gene encoding glycine-rich RNA-binding protein 5, mitochondrial-like, which translates to MHHTVLVFHTCNDQHTNTGLPYVETQTRISALTAVNLTVQSLGLSKPTADDDDPGLGRFPVSRTKPRMEVETKANLIAERLQRRRVAGGAGGLAFDDLGAAQQAANKASSAAKRAYLRAKGTGHGGLGYGTSAGSGSGFGFGDGGYGGGGGSYGH; encoded by the exons ATGCACCA CACTGTGCTA GTATTTCACACCTGCAATGACCAGCACACTAATACCGGGTTGCCTTACGTCGAGACTCAAACCCGTATTTCTGCTTTAACTGCCGTGAACCTGACTGTCCAA agtCTCGGACTTTCCAAACCCACCGCCGACGACGACGATCCTGGTCTCGGACGCTTTCCAGTTTCCCGCACAAAACCCCGGATGGAAGTCGAGACAAAAGCTAATCTAATTG CGGAGCGCCTACAGCGCCGCCGGGTCGCTGGCGGCGCAGGAGGGCTGGCCTTCGACGACCTCGGCGCCGCGCAGCAGGCCGCCAACAAGGCCTCGTCCGCCGCCAAGAGGGCCTACCTCAGGGCCAAAG GTACCGGCCACGGCGGCCTCGGCTACGGCACCAGCGCTGGTTCTGGCAGCGGCTTCGGCTTCGGTGACGGAGGATACGGAGGAGGCGGTGGTAGCTACGGCCATTGA
- the LOC119588827 gene encoding uncharacterized protein LOC119588827: MNFGVWRDVVGWVPWAWLWRRGLVLLLVGVVGVSFLVRERSQLRGSMPVERSSEVDFTALEEAEASPGLTTPGPVGGSSEEAAPDVPCVSPSPVPAPPPSPCPLDVLQETPQPCPDCPECPACPDCPSVPPPPPPPTCPPCPKPIRCPLPLLIEEKGAASPSPSPSRTSSTSSAVAAVPPEAPSCRPGPEALQKAYRRRLAKTLADLQRQISRLAGRRAVVDAKWSLVLRGLVQELDPHASSSSNVSWDFSARLPSSPPPSSASSPAPTPLRGRHVCPEVYLGRRYDHPYNQHGMETTNCTGVAPFRSVLTVLLPARSWASEDLGFIVARIRTLYDIPIVAIRAERPSEDQRDAGVRYLSAPANASDADLLNEAVKLVETPFVLLAESLAHFSNQSSLERLVRVLDDLDHVQVAGGAARDTQGHWSHGCLQQHMANYQAKYTMGYYHSKYECMYCDDLLTPFVTRTKLLHSLAFSAGLSGQAVYRDWFAKVRGAGHLAVLCPDVMFFVGGHVNMTADDWLPVARRWVLQKVTSFSGETFLFPCEDVGIKCTNIKAITKWYLLPPCCLDVAMEDVRVLVDFAEREGLEYELQAGSVLGALKFGSYLPWDMDHDVYVECKHFKKWTQKFGAIVKGRNCTPKVKYKNVFLKIICPSFTMDIFCRDALSRKFLPKEYADTPTSILYGGHWTKVTANPGLFARNSIGLEVLKHVQHSSHILNAQKRRGTSAAPVGRPGTWLRCKTPNHHACLDRFPADGNLPFVFP, encoded by the exons GCGTGTGGCGCGATGTGGTGGGCTGGGTTCCATGGGCGTGGCTGTGGCGGCGGGGCCTCGTGCTCCTGCtggtgggcgtggtgggcgtgAGCTTCCTGGTGCGGGAGCGCTCCCAGCTGAGAG GCTCCATGCCCGTCGAGAGGTCCTCCGAGGTCGACTTCACGGCGCTGGAGGAGGCCGAGGCGTCGCCGGGGCTCACCACGCCAGGGCCGGTGGGCGGGAGCAGCGAAGAGGCGGCTCCCGACGTCCCCTGCGTCAGCCCTTCGCCGGTCCCTGCTCCTCCGCCGTCCCCGTGCCCTCTGGATGTCCTGCAGGAGACGCCGCAGCCTTGTCCTGACTGCCCCGAGTGCCCTGCGTGTCCGGACTGCCCCTCggttcctcctccgccccctccccccacgtgcCCGCCCTGCCCGAAACCCATCCGGTGCCCCCTCC CACTGCTTATCGAGGAGAAGGGCGCGGcgtccccgtccccttccccttcaaggACGTCTTCCACCAGCTCTGCCGTGGCCGCCGTGCCCCCCGAGGCTCCCTCCTGCCGCCCCGGGCCAGAGGCGCTGCAGAAGGCCTACCGACGGCGCCTGGCGAAGACTCTAGCTGACCTGCAGAGGCAGATTTCACGCCTGGCTG GCCGGCGGGCGGTGGTGGACGCCAAGTGGTCGCTCGTGCTGCGGGGCCTCGTTCAGGAGCTCGACCctcacgcctcctcctcctcgaacgTCTCGTGGGACTTCTCGGCTCGCCTTCCGTCCAGTCCGCccccctcctcggcctcctcccCCGCGCCCACTCCCCTGCGTGGCCGCCACGTGTGCCCCGAGGTCTACCTGGGACGCCGCTACGATCACCCTTACAACCAGCATGGCATGGAGACGACCAACTGCACGGGCGTCGCTCCTTTCCGCAGCGTCCTGACGGTTCTGCTGCCGGCGAGGTCGTGGGCGTCTGAGGACCTTGGATTCATCGTGGCGCGCATCAGGACGCTGTACGACATCCCCATCGTGGCCATACGAGCCGAGAGACCGAGCGAGGACCAGCGCGACGCCGGCGTCCGATACCTCTCAGCCCCAGCCAACGCCTCTGACGCAGATCTTCTCAACGAAGCCGTGAAGCTGGTGGAGACGCCCTTCGTGCTGCTGGCGGAGTCGCTGGCGCACTTCAGCAACCAGTCGTCGCTGGAGCGCCTCGTGCGGGTGCTGGACGACCTGGACCACGTGCAGGTGGCCGGGGGCGCCGCGAGGGACACGCAAGGCCACTGGAGCCACGGCTGTCTGCAGCAGCACATGGCCAACTACCAGGCCAAGTACACAATGGGCTACTACCACTCCAAGTACGAGTGCATGTACTGCGACGACCTCCTGACCCCCTTCGTCACCAGAACCAAGCTGCTTCACTCGCTCGCCTTCAGTGCCGGTCTCAGCGGACAGGCTGTGTACCGAGACTGGTTCGCCAAGGTGCGCGGCGCAGGCCACCTGGCCGTGCTCTGCCCCGACGTCATGTTCTTCGTCGGCGGCCACGTCAACATGACGGCCGACGACTGGCTCCCCGTGGCCCGCCGCTGGGTCCTGCAGAAGGTGACCTCCTTCTCGGGCGAAACCTTCCTGTTCCCGTGCGAGGACGTGGGCATCAAGTGCACCAACATCAAGGCGATAACCAAGTGGTACTTGCTGCCGCCGTGCTGCCTGGACGTCGCCATGGAGGACGTCCGCGTTCTGGTGGACTTCGCCGAGCGCGAGGGCCTCGAGTACGAGCTGCAGGCGGGCTCCGTCCTCGGCGCCCTCAAGTTCGGGTCGTACCTCCCCTGGGACATGGACCACGACGTGTACGTGGAGTGCAAACACTTCAAGAAGTGGACCCAAAAGTTCGGCGCCATCGTCAAGGGCAGGAACTGCACGCCGAAGGTCAAGTACAAGAACGTGTTCCTCAAGATCATCTGCCCTTCGTTCACCATGGACATCTTCTGCCGGGACGCCCTCAGCAGGAAGTTCCTCCCGAAGGAGTACGCGGACACACCCACATCCATCCTGTACGGCGGCCACTGGACCAAGGTCACGGCCAACCCCGGGCTCTTCGCCAGAAACAGCATTGGCCTGGAGGTCCTGAAGCATGTGCAGCACTCCAGCCACATCCTCAACGCCCAGAAGCGGAGAGGCACCAGCGCCGCCCCCGTCGGGAGGCCGGGCACGTGGCTCAGGTGTAAGACCCCCAACCACCACGCGTGCCTTGACAGGTTCCCCGCCGACGGAAACCTTCCTTTTGTCTTCCCGTGA
- the LOC119588829 gene encoding extensin-like codes for MASPEQSFSPPSSSHILDQTHGPPGQSYSPPSMLNFPDQIFSPPEPPASISIMALLNKVMPSSTSNIPDKNHGPPPVPKTPETRYSPLEQNNVPATISRAPEQGYGQPLPTKIPEVSHGPSKQSFGPPSSSVDPDQNYAPPEQKYNSPSVSQIPENTYDPTSISKAPEQSYIPLEQTHAHQSLVSAPEQTYGPPENNHNLPSTSNLMKVMVPPSIPNIPEQSYSPPKETYSLPSSAKAPDRSHSSGQTYSLQQESYDSREQNHGPPLISGVLGQSHGVGDQGYRPIVSTQIPEQNYGLPSSSLKNKDQSYGPLSNTKIPSQNYGLPTDSQILNQNYGPDSSLQVSGQSFGLPPSSQVSGQSFDPPSRFSGSKAKVTIYLAIRKLPDQGFDSPSDSPNYGLPSNTDIPDRSHGLPLSAQAPDQYYGPPISQEEDQEYESPSSSQVPGPIFGPPSNSQVLHQSYGPTNSQVPGLGYEPPISSKVQSQKGTPSSSNSGSAPPARKPSQKPMPPVVGGPHSFFVAAKHNYDLVHGQKRPAKLEGERGRGPENYDQEASPHPPVGASSQTFDSKEVGDLEVTTTLHPM; via the exons ATGGCCTCACCTGAACAAAGCTTTAGCCCACCATCATCTTCCCATATTCTGGACCAGACTCATGGCCCACCTGGACAAAGCTACAGCCCACCGTCAATGCTTAATTTCCCAGACCAGATTTTTAGCCCACCTGAACCACCAGCTTCA ATCAGTATTATGGCCCTCCTGAACAAAGTTATGCCCTCCTCAACTTCTAACATTCCAGATAAGAATCATGGCCCACCGCCTGTGCCTAAGACCCCAGAAACGAGATATAGTCCCCTAGAACAAAATAATGTCCCTGCAACAATATCTCGGGCTCCTGAACAAGGTTATGGGCAGCCATTACCTACTAAGATTCCAGAGGTTAGCCATGGTCCAAGCAAGCAATCTTTTGGCCCTCCATCTAGCTCTGTAGATCCTGATCAGAATTATGCCCCACCAGAGCAGAAGTATAACTCACCATCTGTTTCCCAGATACCTGAGAATACTTATGATCCCACATCTATTTCTAAGGCTCCAGAGCAGAGTTATATCCCATTAGAACAAACTCATGCCCATCAATCTCTCGTTAGTGCTCCAGAGCAGACTTATGGCCCACCAGAAAATAACCACAACCTTCCGTCTACTTCTAAT CTGATGAAAGTTATGGTTCCTCCATCTATCCCAAATATACCGGAGCAAAGTTATAGTCCACCAAAGGAAACTTACAGCCTACCATCTAGTGCTAAAGCTCCTGACCGAAGTCACAGCTCTGGACAAACCTACAGCCTGCAGCAAGAAAGTTATGACTCACGTGAACAGAATCACGGCCCTCCCTTGATTTCTGGAGTTCTGGGTCAGAGTCATGGAGTTGGAGACCAAGGTTATAGACCAATTGTCAGTACCCAAATACCAGAGCAAAATTATGGTCTCCCATCCAGTTCTCTAAAAAACAAAGACCAAAGCTATGGCCCACTATCTAATACCAAAATTCCATCTCAAAACTATGGCCTTCCTACTGATTCTCAGATTCTGAACCAGAATTATGGTCCTGATTCCAGTTTGCAAGTTTCAGGACAAAGTTTTGGCCTACCCCCCAGTTCTCAAGTTTCAGGACAAAGTTTTGACCCCCCTTCAAG ATTCTCAGGTTCTAAGGCCAAAGTCACGATTTACCTGGCGATTCGCAAGCTTCCAGACCAAGGCTTTGATTCACCTTCAGATTCCCCAAATTATGGTCTGCCTTCCAATACTGATATTCCAGACCGAAGTCATGGCCTTCCACTCAGTGCCCAAGCACCAGACCAATATTATGGCCCACCTATTTCCCAAGAGGAAGACCAGGAGTATGAGTCACCTTCTAGTTCGCAAGTTCCAGGCCCAATTTTTGGTCCACCTTCCAATTCTCAGGTGTTACACCAAAGTTATGGCCCAACCAATTCTCAAGTTCCAGGCCTTGGTTATGAGCCGCCGATTAGTTCTAAGGTGCAAAGTCAGAAAGGTACACCATCATCAAGCAATTCCGGATCAGCACCTCCTGCCCGAAAGCCGTCACAGAAGCCAATGCCGCCCGTTGTCGGGGGACCCCATTCTTTCTTTGTAGCTGCTAAGCATAATTACGATCTTGTCCATGGGCAAAAAAGACCTGCCAAGCTAGAGGGCGAGCGTGGAAGAGGACCCGAGAATTACGATCAAGAGGCTTCTCCACATCCCCCTGTTGGCGCTTCTTCTCAGACTTTTGACTCAAAGGAAGTTGG AGACCTGGAAGTAACTACGACACTTCACCCCATGTAA